Proteins encoded together in one Spirochaetota bacterium window:
- a CDS encoding PAS domain S-box protein: MKEIADNSIKVLIVDDSITSIEFYKYMLSKSTTTLFQTESVASLFDSLNILDNNHYDVILLDLNLTDSMNLNTLLKIKEKSSHLPIIVITGEHEDDLGAEAIANGAQDYLIKGKHDIYLLEKSIKYAIERKKIEDNLRWKEVTIRVLLNAPTESMSLLDLHGNIIEMNRTAAIKLGKDVDEMIGKCIWDFFPSNLAELRKKLTSEVIETKKSVHYLDERSGFIFENSLYPVFDEQRRVTQIATFSKDITARRRAEESLKKSEEQFRMMIENGSDIISLLDDEGIILYESPSIDRLLGYNPIDIIGMKFLDFIHPDDLEILTNTLNELLHNGVESKSDTPLLRVNRFHHKNGSWRILESIFNPYIDNKNRVSCLIVNSRDITDRKRIEAELLKHKEHLEELVEERTIELIKAKDLAESANRAKSEFLSTMSHELRTPLNSILGFSKLMIMGYDEETYNTHANNILSSGKRLLNTINDILEYTSIDAGRIELNRGFIHLQDILSRCVSSFSYEADSKEISIENRVSDGKPLRILGDRDKIEQVFRILLSNAIKYSATGEKIKILSHVQNNHIEIDIIDRGIGIRKEDQDLIFRDFTQVESGLTRETEGAGLGLTIAQGIIKAHKGTISLKSEVGKGSIFTVRLPLAIYSKPATIDNFNSKVRLE; the protein is encoded by the coding sequence TTGAAAGAAATTGCTGACAATTCGATTAAAGTGCTTATAGTAGATGACAGCATAACGAGTATCGAGTTTTATAAATATATGTTATCTAAATCTACTACAACCCTCTTTCAAACAGAATCGGTTGCCTCTCTCTTTGATTCGCTAAATATTTTAGATAATAATCATTATGATGTTATCCTGTTGGATCTAAATTTGACAGATAGTATGAACTTGAATACTCTGCTAAAGATTAAGGAAAAAAGTTCCCACCTTCCGATTATTGTTATTACTGGAGAACATGAGGATGATCTCGGCGCAGAGGCAATAGCCAATGGCGCTCAAGATTATTTAATTAAGGGAAAACATGATATATATTTGCTGGAAAAATCAATAAAATATGCTATTGAGCGCAAAAAGATTGAAGATAATCTCCGCTGGAAAGAGGTCACTATTCGTGTGCTTTTAAATGCTCCTACGGAGTCTATGTCTCTGCTTGATCTTCATGGGAATATCATTGAGATGAACAGGACTGCTGCAATAAAATTAGGAAAAGATGTTGATGAGATGATAGGTAAATGTATTTGGGATTTCTTTCCGTCAAATTTAGCCGAATTAAGAAAAAAATTGACATCCGAGGTAATTGAAACTAAAAAATCAGTACATTATTTGGATGAACGATCAGGATTTATCTTTGAGAACAGCCTGTACCCTGTCTTTGATGAACAGAGGAGAGTCACGCAGATTGCAACCTTCAGCAAAGACATCACCGCACGCAGACGAGCTGAGGAGTCATTGAAGAAAAGTGAAGAGCAATTTCGAATGATGATCGAAAATGGTTCAGATATTATTTCACTTTTAGATGACGAGGGAATAATTTTATATGAAAGTCCTTCAATTGACCGCTTACTCGGTTATAATCCTATAGATATAATTGGTATGAAATTCCTTGATTTCATACATCCCGATGATCTAGAGATTTTGACCAATACCCTTAATGAATTGCTTCACAATGGAGTGGAGAGTAAGTCCGATACCCCATTATTGAGGGTGAATCGATTTCATCACAAAAATGGCTCATGGCGAATATTAGAATCCATATTCAATCCATATATTGATAATAAGAATAGAGTATCATGTTTAATAGTCAATTCACGTGATATCACTGATCGTAAGCGAATAGAAGCGGAACTGCTAAAGCATAAGGAACACCTTGAAGAACTTGTTGAAGAACGCACCATTGAGCTTATTAAGGCTAAGGATTTGGCAGAGTCTGCTAATAGGGCAAAGAGCGAATTTCTCTCCACTATGAGTCATGAACTCAGGACTCCTCTAAACTCAATTTTAGGATTTTCGAAACTGATGATTATGGGTTATGATGAAGAGACCTACAATACACATGCCAATAATATACTCTCTTCAGGAAAGCGTCTTTTGAATACTATTAACGATATTTTGGAATACACAAGCATTGATGCTGGCAGAATAGAGCTTAATCGTGGATTCATCCATTTACAGGATATTCTTTCGAGATGTGTTTCGTCATTTTCATATGAAGCTGACAGCAAGGAGATATCAATTGAGAATAGGGTAAGTGATGGGAAGCCACTCAGGATTTTAGGCGATAGAGATAAAATAGAGCAAGTCTTTAGAATTCTGCTATCCAATGCAATAAAATATAGTGCCACTGGCGAGAAGATAAAAATATTATCACATGTACAGAATAACCATATTGAAATAGATATAATTGATAGGGGCATTGGGATAAGGAAAGAGGATCAAGATCTTATATTTAGAGATTTTACACAGGTGGAATCAGGATTGACACGTGAAACCGAGGGTGCTGGATTAGGCCTTACAATTGCGCAGGGAATCATAAAAGCTCATAAAGGCACAATCTCTCTAAAAAGCGAAGTGGGGAAGGGAAGCATCTTTACAGTTAGGTTGCCTCTGGCTATATATTCAAAGCCAGCGACAATTGATAATTTTAATAGTAAGGTCAGATTAGAGTAG
- a CDS encoding response regulator — protein sequence MKGKSSTNSNIYKILLIENNPLDIQHIRDIIADVSCYEIELSILDLVNIGQERLYKSDIDIILHDISPPPVKGLDTFIKIQSQFPDIPIIVLTSQDEEELAITALRKGAQDYLVKEHINGYLLTHAFRHVIEINKTKKEIENSQRRYQLLAENSTDVIFTMDMNFNLTYISPSITRLLGYSVDEMMNRMAKELLTTSSFETAAKVLFKERDEGSEKRDEPITLELELIRRDRTTVMTEVVIALPRDNKADPVCITGVIRDIEERKQTNRALLQTEKHYQMLIENMSDLITIIDYDGIVLYESPSIERLLGYKPYDLIGEDIFEFVHPDEKKYLINAIQGVAGTNGLGTTIVYRFRHKDGLWCVLESMISIVYDNSAKVACYIVNSRDITYNKRIENEKDAFREMLSDRIRELNCLFQVSKLIEDPNNSLIKIFHETLQYIPQGWKYPEITCARIVYRGQEYKTNNFIETIWMQSSDIIIAEKKEGAIDVCYLEEKPDLDVGPFMNEEMQLLEALARSLSMAVESKRIEEELKRHSEYLEKLIEVRTMELQRAKEQAEAANRAKSGFLANMTHELRTPLNSIIGFSKLMKIDFDEDIYEEYIDNILSSGTHLLKLINDILDLSKIEAGKIPFASNPINIPDLILSCISLVSVQADDKKISIKNFTNDKNIIVKGDENRLQQVILNLLSNAIKFTGEGGCIQIVWRVSDGFVEVDLIDNGVGIKEKHLEYIFGEFNQTEYSMGQVKEGAGLGLAIARSIIEAHNGTITVKSKEGFGSTFSIRLPLMQHEDINVIYKQSGSITYPHWVKDKCILIVDDDEKNRFLLSSFFKLNNQRHITAGSGKEGVYLLERNPISFVLMDIRMDELNGIDAMKAIKIKHNIPVIALTAYSMEGVEEELLKNGFDGYISKPIDFDRLSDCLRSNLS from the coding sequence ATGAAGGGGAAATCTTCAACTAATTCCAATATCTATAAAATTTTGCTAATCGAAAATAATCCCTTGGATATTCAACATATAAGGGATATAATAGCTGACGTTAGCTGTTATGAGATAGAGTTATCTATACTAGATCTGGTGAATATAGGACAGGAGCGCTTATATAAATCAGATATTGATATAATTCTGCACGATATCTCACCTCCTCCCGTAAAGGGATTGGATACATTCATCAAAATACAAAGCCAGTTCCCTGATATTCCTATCATAGTATTAACCTCACAGGATGAGGAAGAACTAGCTATAACTGCATTGAGAAAGGGCGCTCAGGATTATCTTGTTAAAGAACATATAAACGGATATTTGCTGACACACGCCTTTCGTCATGTAATTGAGATCAATAAGACGAAGAAGGAGATAGAGAATAGCCAAAGGCGTTACCAACTTCTTGCAGAGAATTCAACCGATGTGATATTTACTATGGATATGAATTTTAATCTTACATATATAAGTCCTTCTATTACACGCCTGCTCGGTTATAGTGTTGATGAGATGATGAATCGGATGGCCAAGGAATTATTGACAACATCCTCTTTTGAGACTGCAGCAAAGGTATTATTTAAGGAAAGGGATGAAGGGTCGGAGAAGAGAGATGAACCAATAACACTTGAACTCGAGCTGATTCGTCGGGATAGAACCACAGTCATGACTGAAGTAGTGATTGCTTTGCCTAGGGATAATAAGGCTGATCCAGTCTGTATCACTGGAGTAATACGCGATATTGAAGAGAGAAAGCAGACAAATAGGGCATTATTACAGACTGAAAAGCATTATCAGATGCTTATTGAAAACATGTCAGATCTCATTACAATTATTGATTATGATGGCATTGTGCTATATGAGAGTCCTTCAATAGAACGTTTGCTGGGATATAAGCCCTATGACCTTATAGGTGAGGATATTTTTGAATTCGTACATCCTGATGAAAAAAAATATTTAATAAATGCAATTCAAGGGGTTGCAGGTACTAATGGGCTAGGTACAACAATAGTATATCGTTTTAGGCATAAAGATGGTTTATGGTGTGTTCTTGAGTCTATGATATCAATTGTATACGATAATTCGGCCAAGGTAGCTTGTTATATTGTAAATTCGCGTGATATCACCTATAATAAGCGAATTGAAAATGAGAAGGATGCTTTTCGAGAAATGCTATCTGATCGAATTCGGGAACTGAACTGTCTATTTCAAGTTTCAAAACTTATCGAGGATCCAAACAATTCACTGATAAAAATTTTTCATGAAACACTTCAGTATATACCTCAGGGTTGGAAATATCCTGAAATTACCTGTGCCAGAATAGTATATAGGGGACAAGAATATAAAACTAACAATTTTATAGAAACAATTTGGATGCAATCCTCAGATATAATAATAGCTGAGAAGAAGGAGGGTGCTATTGATGTCTGTTATCTTGAGGAAAAACCTGATTTGGATGTTGGTCCATTCATGAACGAAGAGATGCAATTGCTTGAAGCTCTAGCCAGGTCTTTGAGCATGGCCGTTGAGAGCAAAAGGATTGAAGAGGAGCTTAAGAGACATAGCGAATATTTGGAAAAATTGATTGAAGTTCGCACAATGGAGTTACAAAGGGCAAAGGAACAGGCTGAAGCTGCTAATAGAGCAAAGAGTGGGTTTTTAGCAAATATGACCCATGAACTGAGAACCCCACTGAATTCGATCATAGGTTTCTCGAAACTCATGAAAATAGATTTTGATGAAGATATTTATGAGGAGTATATTGACAACATTCTTAGTTCAGGGACACATCTTCTGAAACTCATAAACGACATTCTTGATCTTTCAAAGATTGAGGCAGGCAAGATACCATTTGCAAGTAATCCTATCAATATTCCCGATCTTATTTTATCTTGTATCTCATTGGTGTCAGTTCAGGCTGATGACAAAAAAATATCAATAAAAAATTTTACCAACGACAAAAATATAATTGTAAAGGGTGATGAGAATAGGCTGCAGCAGGTTATTCTAAACCTGTTATCCAATGCCATTAAGTTTACAGGAGAGGGCGGTTGTATTCAAATAGTATGGCGTGTTAGTGATGGATTTGTTGAGGTGGATCTGATTGATAACGGAGTCGGCATAAAGGAAAAGCATCTGGAGTATATCTTTGGAGAGTTCAATCAAACAGAATATAGTATGGGACAGGTAAAGGAAGGAGCCGGACTGGGGCTTGCCATTGCGCGATCAATTATTGAGGCTCATAATGGCACAATCACTGTCAAAAGCAAGGAGGGTTTTGGAAGTACATTCAGCATCAGGCTGCCTCTTATGCAGCATGAAGATATAAATGTAATTTACAAGCAATCTGGGAGCATAACCTATCCCCATTGGGTGAAGGATAAATGTATCCTAATTGTGGATGATGATGAGAAGAATCGCTTTCTTTTGAGTAGTTTTTTTAAATTAAATAATCAGAGACATATAACGGCTGGAAGTGGGAAGGAAGGTGTATACCTATTGGAAAGAAATCCCATCTCATTTGTTCTTATGGATATTAGAATGGATGAACTAAACGGTATTGACGCAATGAAGGCTATAAAAATTAAACATAACATACCTGTTATTGCCCTTACTGCCTATTCGATGGAGGGGGTAGAGGAGGAATTATTGAAAAATGGATTTGATGGATATATATCAAAACCCATAGATTTTGATAGATTGAGCGATTGTTTAAGGAGTAATTTAAGCTGA
- the ispE gene encoding 4-(cytidine 5'-diphospho)-2-C-methyl-D-erythritol kinase: MELISKAYAKVNLHLQVLNRRIDGFHNIFSLNANIDIFDLLKLNIIDIFTNPNLEGLIKIIPDGGRHENVIHSISEKENLISRSVELYLNRIGRKGRISVSIEKNIPAGAGFGGGSSDAAAILRLLNDYFQGIDESDLLKIGLELGADVPYCLTGGFAICEGIGEKIEKIQGGLSNSVLFVNTGIHVDTRSAYLALGRTHKLPYNKEKLDDKRLIILEGIRNYNLDYIKPVLLNDFEKPVFEKYPEIRVIKEEIMSNNPDYVTMTGSGSSLIALFRDYHKAELSERSLRKIGREACITKFC; this comes from the coding sequence TTGGAACTTATATCTAAAGCCTATGCAAAAGTAAATTTGCACCTCCAGGTCCTAAACAGGAGGATAGATGGTTTTCATAACATTTTTAGCCTCAATGCTAATATAGATATATTTGATCTTTTAAAACTGAACATAATTGATATCTTTACTAATCCAAATCTGGAAGGATTAATAAAGATAATCCCTGATGGAGGAAGGCATGAAAATGTAATTCATTCGATATCAGAGAAGGAAAATCTAATATCAAGATCAGTTGAATTATATTTAAATAGAATTGGGAGGAAGGGTCGAATATCAGTATCGATTGAAAAGAATATACCTGCTGGGGCAGGTTTTGGAGGTGGAAGCAGTGATGCTGCGGCAATATTAAGATTATTGAATGATTATTTTCAAGGGATTGATGAGAGTGATTTACTTAAAATTGGATTAGAATTAGGCGCTGATGTCCCCTATTGCCTCACTGGAGGATTTGCAATATGTGAAGGGATAGGCGAAAAGATAGAGAAGATCCAAGGGGGCTTGAGTAATTCTGTACTTTTCGTAAACACGGGCATACATGTGGATACAAGGAGTGCCTATTTGGCATTAGGTAGAACTCATAAATTGCCATATAATAAAGAAAAATTAGATGACAAACGGCTGATAATCCTCGAAGGTATCAGAAATTACAATTTAGATTATATTAAACCAGTATTATTAAATGATTTTGAAAAGCCAGTCTTTGAAAAATACCCTGAGATCAGAGTAATAAAAGAAGAGATTATGAGCAATAACCCAGACTATGTTACCATGACCGGAAGTGGATCAAGCCTTATAGCATTGTTTCGCGATTATCATAAGGCTGAGTTATCTGAGAGAAGCTTAAGGAAAATAGGACGAGAGGCATGTATCACAAAATTTTGTTAG
- the pth gene encoding aminoacyl-tRNA hydrolase, with translation MKLIIGCGNPGEKYLNNRQNIGFKVIDIIANNENVEVKVRKKKSLIGRGDINNCEVILLKPQTFINLIGESVLYIASFVRINVRDIISIIEDTSLPLGELRIDYILSAFSHPSIDSMTKALKSDRFVKVRVGVGYPPEGMSLEEYLMKDFTDEENLILIDVLNKAEKAVKMLIKYNVETVQNKYNPEGAPKIIKRKVRKIRIPT, from the coding sequence TTGAAACTAATAATTGGTTGTGGGAATCCTGGGGAAAAATATCTTAATAACAGACAAAATATTGGGTTTAAAGTAATAGATATAATCGCGAATAACGAAAATGTTGAAGTTAAAGTACGAAAGAAGAAATCCCTAATCGGAAGAGGTGATATCAATAATTGTGAAGTAATTTTACTAAAACCCCAGACATTTATTAATCTTATAGGAGAATCAGTCTTATACATTGCATCCTTTGTCAGAATAAATGTCCGAGATATTATCTCAATCATTGAAGATACATCACTTCCCTTAGGTGAACTACGTATAGATTATATTCTATCTGCTTTTAGTCATCCAAGCATTGACTCTATGACAAAGGCCTTAAAGTCTGATAGGTTTGTCAAGGTTAGGGTTGGTGTAGGCTACCCCCCAGAGGGTATGAGTTTAGAGGAGTATTTAATGAAGGATTTTACTGATGAGGAAAATCTTATATTGATTGACGTTTTGAATAAGGCTGAAAAAGCTGTGAAAATGTTAATTAAGTATAATGTTGAAACTGTTCAAAACAAGTATAATCCTGAAGGAGCGCCAAAGATAATCAAAAGAAAGGTAAGGAAGATTCGGATTCCTACATAA
- a CDS encoding 50S ribosomal protein L25/general stress protein Ctc codes for MQDYSLNVEIRTERGKNACHRLRDIGYIPAVIYSHGISEAIKVQKKDFLKLFKKRISESVLIDLNIINKEEDSTHQVFIKDYQRDPITDNLLHLDFYKVKEGEKIHTMVPIEINGTAAGVKMGGILELLERELEVECLPVDMPEKIPIDVTDLQIGDSIHIEDIQFPDTIQFLQACDRVIVTLLAPHKIEEEVVEEVEEEVKAAGEEDAVVEEPKKGDKDQESKE; via the coding sequence ATGCAGGACTATAGTTTAAATGTAGAGATAAGAACAGAGAGGGGCAAGAATGCCTGTCACAGGTTGAGGGATATAGGGTACATTCCTGCTGTGATATATTCACACGGCATATCTGAGGCTATCAAGGTGCAGAAAAAGGATTTTCTAAAGCTATTTAAAAAAAGAATCTCAGAAAGCGTTCTTATAGATCTGAACATAATAAATAAGGAAGAGGATTCTACTCATCAGGTCTTTATAAAGGATTATCAACGAGATCCCATTACTGACAATCTGTTACATCTTGACTTTTACAAGGTCAAAGAGGGAGAGAAGATTCACACAATGGTGCCAATAGAAATTAATGGTACAGCAGCAGGCGTCAAAATGGGTGGAATACTTGAGTTATTGGAACGGGAACTAGAAGTTGAATGTCTGCCAGTGGACATGCCTGAAAAAATTCCAATTGATGTAACAGATCTCCAAATAGGCGACTCTATACATATTGAGGATATCCAATTTCCGGACACTATACAATTTCTACAAGCTTGTGATAGGGTTATTGTTACACTTCTTGCTCCTCATAAGATTGAGGAAGAAGTTGTGGAAGAAGTGGAAGAAGAGGTTAAAGCAGCGGGAGAAGAAGATGCGGTGGTAGAAGAGCCAAAGAAGGGAGACAAAGATCAGGAGTCAAAAGAGTAA
- a CDS encoding response regulator translates to MSKIQTMSPELKPRNPILILEDVKENQDLLKGICKKMGIPCEIAENGEVGLQLLEKNTFSIYIVDLIMPVMDGRIFIQNLKKKHPESVVLVQTALDTADTIIDIMKLDVFDYIVKPIDLEVFQKAIHKSLEYKYLKDMERNLNLNAGAKIRNQIEWLNYKEDRRVSEKDDTDIKSIYNLKTSITQGTGFGSLLTLIDLVKGSKVDAGDVYKIDKQIIDLLINNYDICNAQLEGLHSISKLLEIKCSLNQIDATELVAAIPNMVVDVISFLSLKDLRVTYPELKTNCKINVDMEKLSLIIEELFINAYKYAVHKSAINIFSQIKEGYFWLSFMNEVYEEPYGGVPPEYEKLVLEPFFRLLPPDETIGMVEKYGLGLGLSVVDNIIRKHNGMFMIHDVKDHTHDSIKSSVLAEILLPVIP, encoded by the coding sequence ATGAGCAAGATTCAGACTATGTCCCCAGAGCTTAAACCTAGAAATCCGATTTTAATCCTTGAGGATGTAAAGGAAAATCAGGATCTCCTGAAGGGAATATGCAAAAAAATGGGCATCCCTTGCGAGATTGCTGAGAACGGAGAGGTGGGATTGCAATTACTTGAAAAGAATACCTTCTCTATCTATATTGTTGATTTAATAATGCCGGTTATGGATGGTCGAATCTTTATCCAGAATCTGAAGAAAAAGCACCCTGAGTCCGTAGTATTAGTACAAACAGCCCTGGATACTGCAGATACAATTATCGATATAATGAAATTGGATGTCTTTGATTATATTGTAAAGCCGATTGATCTTGAAGTATTTCAAAAAGCTATTCATAAGAGCCTGGAGTATAAATATCTCAAGGATATGGAAAGAAATCTGAACCTTAATGCCGGTGCTAAAATACGAAACCAAATAGAATGGCTAAATTACAAGGAAGATAGAAGGGTATCGGAGAAGGATGATACTGATATAAAATCGATATACAATTTAAAGACTTCCATCACTCAGGGAACAGGTTTTGGATCCCTATTAACTTTGATCGATTTAGTCAAAGGAAGCAAAGTGGATGCAGGGGATGTTTATAAAATTGACAAACAGATTATAGATTTGCTCATTAATAATTACGATATATGTAATGCACAACTTGAGGGACTGCATTCCATTTCAAAACTGCTCGAAATAAAGTGCTCTTTAAATCAAATTGACGCAACGGAGCTTGTGGCTGCCATTCCTAATATGGTAGTTGATGTCATTTCGTTTTTATCCCTAAAGGATTTGCGGGTAACCTATCCTGAGTTAAAGACAAACTGTAAGATAAATGTTGATATGGAAAAGCTGTCACTTATAATTGAAGAGTTGTTCATTAACGCATACAAATATGCAGTTCATAAGAGCGCTATAAATATATTCTCCCAAATAAAAGAGGGTTATTTTTGGCTCTCCTTTATGAACGAAGTATATGAAGAGCCATATGGAGGGGTCCCGCCAGAGTATGAGAAGCTTGTCTTGGAGCCATTTTTTAGGCTTCTACCTCCAGATGAAACGATTGGCATGGTTGAGAAATATGGTCTTGGGCTTGGTCTGTCAGTAGTTGATAATATAATCAGAAAACACAACGGAATGTTTATGATACATGATGTTAAGGATCATACACACGATAGTATAAAGAGCAGCGTGCTTGCTGAAATCCTGCTACCAGTAATTCCATAA
- a CDS encoding NTP transferase domain-containing protein: MKAIVLAAGKGVRMKSDLPKVLHPLCGKPLILYVIESLRNSGINDIITVVGYKGKMVIETLGNSVEYVWQHDQLGTGHAVMQVESSLNDYHGPIVLACGDVPLIKPSTFKRLQEEFQKDGIMATVLTMIMDNPRGYGRIITDERGNVNKIIEERDANLEEKRIKEVNSGTYAFDKDLLFAGLKTINTDNAQGEYYLPDVFDYIKSSGYSIGRILLNDFMEGSGINSQEELSSLGNYLKMA, translated from the coding sequence ATAAAAGCTATAGTACTAGCCGCTGGTAAGGGAGTTCGAATGAAATCAGATCTCCCGAAGGTGCTTCACCCCCTATGTGGAAAACCACTAATACTCTATGTAATTGAGAGTTTACGTAATTCAGGAATCAATGATATAATAACAGTTGTGGGCTACAAGGGGAAAATGGTAATTGAGACGTTAGGCAATTCAGTTGAATATGTTTGGCAGCATGATCAACTCGGGACAGGGCATGCTGTGATGCAGGTTGAGAGTTCCTTAAATGATTATCATGGACCGATTGTACTTGCTTGTGGCGATGTTCCATTAATTAAGCCCTCAACCTTTAAGCGTTTACAGGAAGAATTTCAAAAAGATGGAATAATGGCAACTGTGCTTACGATGATAATGGACAATCCTAGAGGTTATGGAAGGATTATTACGGATGAAAGGGGTAATGTTAATAAAATAATTGAAGAGAGGGATGCAAACCTGGAGGAGAAGCGAATAAAAGAAGTAAATTCCGGGACCTATGCATTTGATAAAGATCTTCTTTTTGCAGGATTAAAGACAATAAATACAGATAATGCACAGGGTGAGTATTATCTTCCAGATGTTTTTGATTATATAAAGTCATCGGGATATTCAATTGGAAGGATTCTTCTCAATGACTTCATGGAAGGAAGTGGAATAAATTCACAGGAAGAACTCTCAAGTCTTGGGAACTATTTAAAGATGGCATAA